The Apodemus sylvaticus chromosome 5, mApoSyl1.1, whole genome shotgun sequence genome has a segment encoding these proteins:
- the LOC127684986 gene encoding seminal vesicle secretory protein 4-like codes for MKSTSLFLFSLLLLLVTGVIGRKTKEKFLQSEETVSESFVSGAGDRGPSSSTSDELSRDKPHGSFGEEASEEISSSRRSKHVSRTSGGSNLEGESSYSKKKRSRFSQDLSG; via the exons ATGAAGTCTACCAGCCTATTCCTCttttctctgctcctcctcctggtGACAGGAGTCATCGGAAGGAAAACTAAGG AAAAATTCTTGCAGTCGGAAGAAACTGTCAGCGAGAGCTTTGTATCAGGCGCTGGAGACAGAGGCCCTTCGTCAAGTACTTCTGATGAATTATCTCGAGATAAGCCACATGGCTCCTTTGGAGAGGAAGCTTCTGAGGAAATAAGTAGTAGCAGAAGAAGTAAGCATGTCTCTAGGACTTCCGGTGGTTCTAATCTGGAAGGCGAGAGCTCATATTCGAAGAAGAAGAGGAGCCGGTTTTCTCAAGACTTATCAGGTTGA